In Candidatus Palauibacter scopulicola, a genomic segment contains:
- a CDS encoding aminotransferase class I/II-fold pyridoxal phosphate-dependent enzyme produces MKRRAFLRAGLTGAGVAGIAAAPLAAPLAGATTARGLDTLFNPRRPGRDYNGPVRLSSNENPLGIAPSARQAIIDGLDEANRYPGATGELVREALVARFGVKPGQLFFGSGSTEILRIASAAWAAPGGRLIYAEPTYEDVPRYSQPFAYDHVTVPLTSDYAHDIGRMREEVAKSSAPSVIYFCNPNNPTGTLTATGPIMDWIRDEGEQHLFLVDEAYFELADDPGYETFVPLIERHPNLIVARTFSKVYAMAGIRLGYGIAHEATVQRVLPFATRNAPNHVAGVAAVASLADEEFFAKSVKTNDEAKAIMYDALGQLDIEVLPSHTNFVMHRIKGELATYNERMFEAGFNVGRPFPPMTDWSRLSMGLPSDMEKLAEVMADFRKKDWI; encoded by the coding sequence ATGAAGCGAAGGGCGTTTCTCCGAGCCGGACTCACGGGCGCCGGCGTTGCCGGCATCGCCGCCGCACCCCTTGCCGCACCCCTCGCGGGCGCGACGACGGCGCGCGGCCTCGACACCCTCTTCAACCCCCGCCGACCGGGACGCGACTACAACGGACCCGTCCGGCTGAGTTCGAACGAGAACCCGCTCGGTATCGCTCCGTCGGCGCGGCAGGCGATCATCGACGGGCTCGACGAGGCGAACCGCTATCCCGGCGCGACCGGCGAACTCGTCCGCGAGGCGCTCGTCGCCCGCTTCGGCGTCAAGCCCGGCCAGCTCTTCTTCGGCTCCGGCTCGACCGAGATCCTGCGCATCGCCTCGGCGGCCTGGGCGGCGCCCGGCGGCCGGCTCATCTACGCCGAGCCGACGTATGAGGATGTCCCGAGGTACTCGCAGCCGTTCGCCTATGACCACGTCACGGTTCCGCTCACGAGCGACTACGCGCACGACATCGGCCGCATGCGCGAGGAGGTCGCCAAGTCGTCCGCGCCGAGCGTCATCTACTTCTGCAACCCGAACAACCCGACCGGCACGCTCACCGCGACCGGGCCGATCATGGACTGGATCCGCGACGAGGGCGAGCAGCACCTCTTCCTCGTGGACGAGGCATACTTCGAACTCGCGGACGACCCCGGCTACGAGACCTTTGTCCCTCTCATCGAGCGCCATCCGAACCTGATCGTCGCCCGCACCTTCTCGAAGGTGTACGCGATGGCCGGGATCCGGCTCGGCTACGGGATCGCGCACGAGGCCACTGTCCAGCGCGTCCTCCCCTTCGCGACGCGGAACGCGCCCAACCACGTCGCGGGCGTGGCCGCCGTCGCCTCGCTCGCCGACGAAGAGTTCTTCGCGAAGAGCGTGAAGACGAACGACGAGGCGAAGGCGATCATGTACGACGCGCTCGGCCAGCTCGACATCGAGGTGCTGCCGAGCCACACCAACTTCGTCATGCACCGGATCAAGGGCGAACTCGCGACCTACAACGAGCGCATGTTCGAGGCCGGGTTCAACGTGGGCCGCCCCTTCCCGCCGATGACGGACTGGAGCCGGCTCTCGATGGGCCTCCCCTCGGACATGGAGAAGCTCGCCGAAGTCATGGCTGACTTCCGGAAGAAGGACTGGATCTGA